A part of Myxococcales bacterium genomic DNA contains:
- a CDS encoding electron transfer flavoprotein-ubiquinone oxidoreductase → MMSEPERESMEVDVLYVGAGPGNLASAYHLVKQIEAQNAAAEANGDTPIEMPVILVIEKAAGLGDHQLSGAVINPRAIEELMPDFVEQGFPTEYVCNDSQFRMFWRSGDIKFPICPPPFYKNGYHIASLSNVVKWLGAKCEEIGIDIYPGFAASEILTEGDRVLGVRTGDMGIAADGSHKPTYQPGMDILAKVTVLGEGVRGNCTKQLLDLFEMHGANPQTYETGIKEIWRVKPEKHKPGRVIHGSLLPELASGLNGMWLYDMKDNLVSYGFVTGLSSENPNNDPHLASQIFKTTAFMRDLLDGAELIRYGAKCIPTGSLYAQPKLYCNGAMILGDGASMLNIMKLSGVHMAMKSGMLVAETIIDGLIANDFTALTLGAYAERFRDSWAYQEHLESRNFTGSMEMGTPFAMGLNLPIMMITGGRGLIDPIKTHPSHTGMKKIWELPRSQQEPEPFEFDGVLTFSKEHLVGFSGATHEVDQPHHLKVADTNICSNECARDYGNPCEKFCPAAVYEMVENKESGVKELFIHHENCVHCKTCDIADPYQIITWTTPEGGEGPDYTQM, encoded by the coding sequence ATGATGAGCGAGCCCGAACGAGAAAGCATGGAAGTCGACGTCCTCTACGTCGGAGCGGGGCCCGGCAATTTGGCCTCGGCCTACCATCTGGTCAAGCAGATCGAGGCGCAGAACGCGGCAGCTGAGGCGAATGGTGACACACCGATCGAAATGCCCGTCATCTTGGTCATCGAAAAGGCCGCCGGGCTCGGCGATCACCAGCTTTCCGGAGCCGTCATCAATCCCCGGGCGATCGAGGAACTGATGCCCGACTTCGTCGAGCAGGGCTTCCCCACCGAATACGTCTGCAACGACTCGCAGTTTCGCATGTTCTGGCGCAGCGGCGACATCAAGTTTCCCATCTGTCCGCCCCCCTTCTACAAGAACGGCTATCACATCGCGTCGCTGAGCAATGTGGTCAAGTGGCTCGGAGCAAAGTGCGAAGAAATCGGGATCGATATCTACCCCGGCTTTGCAGCGTCGGAGATCCTCACCGAAGGAGATCGCGTACTCGGTGTCCGAACCGGTGACATGGGGATCGCCGCCGACGGCAGTCACAAGCCCACCTACCAGCCCGGAATGGACATCCTGGCCAAGGTCACTGTGCTCGGAGAAGGTGTGCGGGGCAACTGCACCAAGCAACTCCTCGATCTATTCGAGATGCACGGCGCCAACCCGCAGACCTACGAGACCGGCATCAAGGAAATCTGGCGCGTCAAGCCGGAGAAGCACAAGCCGGGCCGCGTGATTCACGGTTCCCTGTTGCCCGAACTCGCCAGCGGACTCAATGGCATGTGGCTCTACGACATGAAGGACAACCTCGTCTCCTACGGTTTTGTAACCGGCCTGAGTTCCGAGAACCCCAACAACGATCCGCACCTCGCCTCTCAGATCTTCAAGACCACCGCCTTCATGCGCGATTTGTTGGATGGAGCAGAGTTGATCCGCTACGGCGCCAAGTGCATCCCCACCGGATCACTCTACGCCCAGCCCAAGCTCTACTGCAACGGCGCCATGATCCTCGGCGACGGAGCGAGCATGCTCAACATCATGAAGCTCTCGGGGGTGCACATGGCCATGAAGAGCGGAATGTTGGTGGCCGAAACCATTATTGACGGACTCATCGCCAACGACTTCACTGCGCTTACCCTCGGCGCCTACGCCGAACGCTTCCGCGACAGTTGGGCCTACCAAGAACACCTCGAGTCGCGCAATTTCACGGGCTCGATGGAAATGGGCACCCCGTTCGCGATGGGTTTGAACCTGCCGATCATGATGATCACCGGAGGCCGTGGCCTGATCGATCCGATCAAGACACACCCGAGCCACACGGGGATGAAAAAAATCTGGGAATTGCCTCGGAGTCAACAGGAGCCCGAACCCTTCGAGTTCGACGGCGTGCTGACGTTCAGCAAGGAGCACCTGGTCGGCTTCAGCGGTGCGACCCACGAAGTAGATCAGCCTCACCACCTCAAGGTGGCGGACACCAACATTTGTTCAAACGAGTGTGCGCGGGACTACGGCAATCCGTGCGAAAAATTTTGCCCGGCTGCGGTGTACGAAATGGTGGAAAACAAAGAGAGCGGCGTGAAAGAACTCTTCATCCACCACGAAAACTGCGTCCACTGCAAGACCTGCGACATTGCAGACCCCTATCAGATCATTACCTGGACGACTCCGGAAGGTGGAGAAGGCCCCGACTACACGCAGATGTAG
- a CDS encoding vitamin B12-dependent ribonucleotide reductase, with amino-acid sequence MGDTEGGRRGKRAKAAKANRKGRSARTAGIQRKSKSSSKTRPHAKHGLAITRHFTRPGEDPFDSVEWEIRSAKITNESGDSVFEQNDVEIPAQWSQLATNVVVSKYFRGHLDTPGRETSVRQLIGRVVGRIREWGCEGGYFRSEDDAQAFADELTHLLVNQKVAFNSPVWFNLGVDGTAQQASACFINSVEDTMESIMDLAKTEAMLFKGGSGAGSNLSKIRSSHETLKGGGVASGPVSFMRGFDAFAGVIKSGGKTRRAAKMVILNVDHPDIMDFIESKSSEEKKAWSLIDNGYDGGFNVPGGAYDSVFFQNANHSVRVNDNFMRAAERGDSYDTLSVTTGDVVETYKAQDVLNAMADATHLCGDPGIQYDTTINRWNPVKASGRINSSNPCSEYMFLDDTACNLASLNLMTFTSEDAHERNFQVEDFRAAVATTILAMEIIVDPADYPTELIAENSHLYRPLGIGYANLGALLMSFGLPYDSDTGRNLAAAITSVMSGQAYLTSAEVAEAMGPFSQYPANATSFIDVIGMHTDAASEIPKLGVADDLFAASLDSWSKALAKGKEFGYRNGQISVLAPTGTIAFMMDCDTTGVEPDIALVKYKKLVGGGFLKIVNRTVPMALDQLGYSAEEVEAILAHIDKHETIEGSSALKPEHLSIFDCAFRAQNGTRSIDWMGHLRMMGAIQPFLSGAISKTVNLPEDATSEDVVAAYVEGWKLGLKALAVYRDGSKRTQPLNTSRDEKSNVTPITEAIGSTTTANQRTASPYRRKLPDERQALTHKFSIAGHEGYLTIGMYDNGMPGEIFLRMAKEGSTVSGLMDTIATMTSMALQYGVPLRTLVDKFSHTRFEPSGFTNNRNIPIAKSITDYVFRYLGNRYLSGEADTSSFDSGGDSGGATGLTIAEPARGAVAGGSEAVASRTVAQMSFVNQADAPSCMDCGAIMIRNGACYKCLNCGSTSGCS; translated from the coding sequence ATGGGTGACACCGAGGGCGGACGACGTGGCAAGCGAGCCAAGGCTGCCAAAGCAAATCGCAAAGGGCGCTCGGCAAGGACAGCAGGGATACAGAGAAAATCGAAATCATCCTCTAAGACCCGACCCCACGCGAAACACGGCCTCGCCATCACCCGTCACTTCACGCGCCCCGGAGAAGATCCCTTCGACTCGGTCGAATGGGAGATCCGCTCAGCCAAGATTACCAACGAATCCGGCGACTCGGTGTTCGAGCAAAACGACGTCGAGATTCCCGCGCAGTGGTCGCAACTCGCAACCAACGTCGTGGTCTCCAAGTATTTTCGCGGACACCTGGACACCCCCGGTCGCGAGACCAGCGTTCGGCAACTGATCGGACGCGTGGTCGGCAGGATCCGAGAATGGGGCTGCGAGGGGGGCTATTTCAGGTCTGAGGACGATGCTCAGGCGTTTGCCGACGAGCTCACCCATCTGCTCGTGAATCAGAAGGTCGCGTTCAACAGTCCCGTGTGGTTCAACCTCGGCGTGGACGGAACGGCCCAGCAGGCGAGCGCCTGTTTCATCAATTCGGTCGAAGACACGATGGAATCCATCATGGACCTCGCCAAGACCGAGGCGATGCTGTTCAAGGGCGGCTCGGGTGCCGGCAGCAACCTGTCGAAGATTCGCTCCTCGCACGAGACCCTCAAGGGCGGCGGCGTGGCCTCGGGCCCGGTGTCGTTCATGCGCGGTTTCGACGCGTTTGCCGGTGTGATCAAAAGCGGCGGGAAAACGCGCAGAGCGGCCAAGATGGTGATTTTGAACGTCGATCATCCGGACATCATGGACTTCATCGAGTCGAAATCGTCGGAAGAGAAGAAGGCCTGGTCGCTCATCGACAATGGTTACGACGGGGGCTTCAACGTCCCGGGTGGTGCCTACGACTCGGTGTTCTTCCAGAACGCCAATCACTCGGTCCGGGTGAACGACAACTTCATGCGCGCAGCCGAGCGTGGCGACTCGTATGACACCTTGTCCGTGACTACGGGCGACGTCGTCGAAACCTACAAGGCCCAAGATGTTCTGAATGCGATGGCCGATGCCACTCACCTCTGCGGTGATCCGGGGATTCAGTACGACACGACGATCAATCGCTGGAATCCCGTGAAGGCGTCGGGGCGCATCAACTCGAGCAATCCGTGTTCGGAGTACATGTTCCTCGACGACACGGCCTGCAATCTGGCCAGTCTCAACCTGATGACCTTCACCTCCGAAGACGCTCACGAGCGAAACTTCCAGGTCGAGGATTTCCGTGCCGCGGTGGCGACGACAATTCTGGCGATGGAGATCATTGTCGATCCCGCGGACTACCCGACCGAGTTGATCGCCGAAAACAGCCACCTCTACCGTCCGCTCGGTATCGGGTACGCCAACCTCGGCGCGTTGCTGATGTCGTTTGGTTTGCCGTACGACAGCGACACCGGGCGCAACCTGGCTGCAGCGATCACCTCCGTAATGTCGGGTCAGGCTTATCTCACCAGTGCGGAAGTCGCCGAAGCCATGGGTCCCTTTTCCCAGTATCCGGCCAACGCGACGTCCTTCATTGACGTCATTGGAATGCACACGGACGCCGCGAGCGAAATTCCCAAGCTTGGCGTGGCGGATGATCTGTTCGCCGCATCCCTCGACTCCTGGTCCAAAGCATTGGCCAAGGGCAAGGAGTTCGGGTACCGCAACGGCCAGATCAGCGTGCTTGCACCGACGGGAACCATCGCCTTCATGATGGACTGCGACACCACGGGCGTCGAACCCGACATCGCTTTGGTGAAATACAAGAAACTCGTGGGCGGCGGCTTTCTCAAGATCGTCAACCGCACGGTGCCGATGGCGCTCGACCAGCTTGGCTACAGCGCGGAAGAGGTCGAAGCGATTCTCGCTCACATCGACAAGCATGAGACGATCGAGGGATCGAGCGCTCTCAAGCCCGAACATCTGTCGATCTTCGACTGTGCCTTTCGCGCGCAGAACGGCACGCGCTCGATAGATTGGATGGGGCATCTGCGCATGATGGGCGCCATCCAGCCCTTCCTTTCCGGGGCGATCAGCAAGACGGTCAACCTGCCCGAAGATGCCACGTCGGAAGACGTCGTGGCGGCTTACGTCGAGGGCTGGAAGCTCGGGCTCAAGGCGCTGGCGGTCTACCGTGACGGCAGCAAGCGAACCCAGCCGCTGAATACCAGTCGCGACGAGAAGAGCAACGTCACCCCGATCACCGAGGCGATCGGATCCACGACGACCGCCAATCAACGCACGGCAAGTCCCTACCGTCGCAAGCTTCCGGACGAACGCCAGGCGCTGACCCACAAGTTCTCCATTGCGGGACACGAGGGATATCTCACGATCGGCATGTACGACAACGGCATGCCCGGCGAGATCTTCCTGCGCATGGCAAAGGAGGGCAGCACGGTCTCGGGGCTCATGGATACGATTGCGACCATGACCTCCATGGCATTGCAATACGGAGTGCCCCTGCGGACGTTGGTGGACAAGTTCAGTCACACGCGCTTCGAACCCTCGGGCTTTACCAACAATCGCAACATCCCGATCGCCAAGTCGATTACCGACTACGTGTTCCGATATCTCGGGAATCGCTACCTCTCGGGTGAGGCCGATACCTCCTCCTTTGATTCGGGGGGAGATTCGGGGGGCGCGACCGGGCTCACGATCGCCGAACCAGCGCGGGGTGCCGTCGCTGGGGGGTCGGAGGCGGTCGCGAGTCGAACGGTCGCGCAAATGAGTTTCGTCAATCAGGCGGACGCGCCTTCTTGTATGGATTGCGGTGCGATCATGATTCGCAACGGGGCGTGCTACAAGTGTCTCAACTGCGGTAGTACGAGCGGCTGTAGCTAA
- the npdG gene encoding NADPH-dependent F420 reductase codes for MASQNDAIAILGGTGDQGLGLALRFAKAGRPVVIGSRKAERAIAAAEEVTSAVPGAPVSGCGNAEAVKRAAIVILSVPFEHTAATVKGIRESLSDGQILVSMAVPLATAVGDGAVRTLGIWQGSCAELVKSLVPDGVAVVSAFQNVSAHRLRDLDREVDCDVVVSGPKDARDTVIGLCSLIPGLRGLNGGGLSNARIVEEMTALMIGINIRYKLPEGVGIRFTGLPEV; via the coding sequence ATGGCCAGTCAAAATGATGCAATTGCAATACTGGGTGGGACGGGAGACCAGGGTCTCGGTCTCGCACTTCGCTTTGCCAAGGCGGGCCGCCCGGTCGTAATCGGTTCGCGAAAAGCCGAACGCGCAATTGCTGCTGCAGAAGAGGTGACGTCAGCCGTGCCCGGGGCGCCTGTGTCGGGCTGCGGCAATGCAGAGGCCGTGAAGCGCGCGGCGATCGTGATTCTCTCGGTGCCCTTCGAACACACGGCGGCAACCGTCAAGGGCATCCGGGAGTCGCTGTCCGATGGGCAGATTCTCGTGTCCATGGCAGTTCCCCTGGCCACGGCGGTGGGCGACGGCGCTGTCCGCACCCTCGGCATCTGGCAGGGTTCCTGCGCCGAGTTGGTGAAGTCGCTGGTACCCGACGGCGTCGCGGTGGTGAGTGCCTTTCAGAATGTTTCGGCCCATCGCTTGCGAGATCTCGACCGCGAGGTCGACTGCGACGTCGTGGTTTCGGGGCCCAAGGACGCGCGCGATACCGTGATCGGCTTGTGCAGCCTGATCCCCGGGTTGCGCGGCCTCAACGGCGGCGGGCTCTCCAACGCGAGAATCGTCGAAGAGATGACGGCCCTGATGATCGGGATCAACATTCGTTACAAGCTTCCCGAGGGAGTCGGCATCCGCTTCACCGGACTGCCTGAAGTCTAG
- a CDS encoding acyl-CoA dehydrogenase family protein produces the protein MTQNTTPSPNSQPSIDEVKSLLAAATRLLEEAVSRAKDITDRGKTLDDHQVLTSRIAYASTEAVAAHQVLNDFDTLAADGNSNPERERVAVAAVGELVTGLYNRLCAAGIDLGLDDAALESLFSSEARAIVRRATSQTVMRAIGVHVCETRGSNDLPMDELHEQVRAQVREFALNEVMPRAEHIHRTDDLVPEELLEGMAELGFFGLAIPEKYGGIEMGNLAMILTTEELSRASLAGAGSLITRPEILAKALLGGGTDEQKSHWLPKLASGEIMVGIAVTEPGIGSDVASLRCRAERGTVDGQEGWILNGPKAWCTFAGRADVLALLARTDPDLSKGQKGLSLFIVPKESYRGHEFECIQPGGGRMVGKADATPGYRGMHSFTLQIENYFVPNDHLVGGEAQLNRGFYLQMAGFGAGRLQTSGRACGLAQGSLEETARYVVDREQFGQPISEFQLTQYTLGRMAARIAGARAITYAAAIAFDEDPRAAGTLASQAKLLACDVAVTVSQEGQVLHGGWGYAEEYPISRYVVDATVLPIFEGVKAILELKVIGRAILAG, from the coding sequence ATGACCCAGAACACGACCCCATCTCCGAATTCACAGCCCAGCATTGACGAGGTCAAGAGCCTGCTCGCCGCAGCGACCCGTCTGCTCGAAGAAGCCGTTTCCCGTGCGAAAGACATCACGGATCGAGGCAAGACCCTCGACGACCACCAGGTCCTGACGTCGCGCATCGCCTATGCGTCGACCGAAGCGGTCGCAGCCCATCAGGTGCTGAACGACTTCGATACTCTCGCCGCCGACGGAAACAGCAACCCCGAGCGCGAGCGGGTCGCGGTGGCAGCGGTGGGCGAATTGGTGACTGGCCTCTACAACCGGCTGTGTGCAGCCGGCATTGATCTCGGTCTCGACGATGCAGCCCTTGAATCGCTGTTTTCGTCGGAAGCCCGGGCGATCGTCCGGCGCGCAACCAGCCAGACCGTGATGCGCGCGATCGGCGTCCACGTGTGCGAGACCCGAGGCTCGAACGATCTGCCCATGGACGAACTCCACGAGCAGGTGCGGGCGCAGGTGCGCGAGTTTGCCCTGAACGAAGTCATGCCCCGGGCCGAACACATCCACCGCACCGACGATCTGGTCCCCGAAGAACTGCTCGAGGGCATGGCGGAGCTGGGCTTCTTTGGCCTTGCCATTCCCGAAAAATACGGCGGCATCGAGATGGGCAATCTCGCCATGATCCTGACCACGGAAGAACTCTCCCGCGCTTCCCTGGCCGGAGCGGGCTCACTCATCACCCGTCCTGAGATCTTGGCCAAGGCGCTGCTCGGCGGCGGGACCGACGAGCAGAAGTCTCATTGGCTGCCCAAGCTCGCCTCGGGTGAAATCATGGTGGGGATCGCGGTCACCGAACCCGGCATCGGTAGCGACGTCGCCTCGCTGCGCTGCCGGGCGGAACGCGGGACCGTCGACGGCCAGGAGGGCTGGATCCTCAACGGACCCAAGGCCTGGTGCACCTTCGCCGGTCGCGCCGACGTACTCGCCCTGCTCGCCCGCACGGACCCCGACCTTTCGAAGGGCCAGAAGGGGCTTTCACTGTTCATCGTCCCCAAGGAGTCGTACCGAGGGCATGAGTTTGAATGTATCCAGCCCGGCGGAGGTCGCATGGTCGGCAAAGCCGACGCGACACCGGGCTACCGCGGTATGCACTCCTTCACGCTGCAGATCGAGAACTACTTTGTCCCCAACGACCATCTAGTAGGCGGCGAAGCCCAACTCAACCGGGGTTTCTATCTGCAGATGGCGGGCTTTGGTGCCGGGCGTCTCCAGACCAGTGGACGCGCCTGCGGACTGGCCCAGGGATCGCTCGAAGAGACCGCGCGCTACGTGGTAGATCGCGAGCAGTTCGGACAGCCGATCTCCGAGTTCCAACTCACCCAGTACACCCTCGGCCGGATGGCGGCCCGCATCGCCGGGGCCCGGGCGATCACCTATGCCGCGGCCATCGCCTTCGACGAAGATCCGCGTGCGGCCGGCACCTTGGCCTCCCAGGCAAAGCTTCTGGCCTGCGACGTCGCCGTCACCGTGAGCCAGGAGGGGCAGGTGCTGCACGGCGGCTGGGGCTACGCCGAGGAGTATCCGATCAGTCGCTACGTGGTCGATGCCACGGTGCTTCCGATTTTCGAGGGCGTAAAGGCAATTCTCGAACTCAAAGTCATCGGTCGCGCCATTCTCGCGGGGTAG
- a CDS encoding M18 family aminopeptidase has translation MRDLVADLLAFIDRSPSPYHAVAETERQLRGAGFVRLEEPAVWDLVPGSRCYVVRGDGSMVAFHIGTAMPAKGGFRIIGAHTDSPNLRLKPLPDVAAHGYKQLAVEPYGGVLLHTWLDRDLSLAGRVVVRGPDGPRVVLLDFARPLLRVPNLAIHLNREVKQEGLKLNAQKHLVPISGLDGGPKLRDLVATELRAQELAEVSPDKILGMDLMAYDIQPASVSGFRGEFIHASRLDNLASCHAAVSALLGTGDGNLPGYTRVVVLYDHEEVGSRSATGAAGPFLVDSLDRIVAGVKGGEPQGLSRALANSILISADMAHAVHPNYSDRHESSHRPVVGKGPVIKINNNQAYATDAVTSATFVDLCEEKGITPQYFVSRSDLACGSTIGPITASKLGIPTVDVGNPMLSMHSCREMAGTADVEPMVDVMEAFFGSGA, from the coding sequence ATGAGAGATCTCGTTGCCGATTTACTCGCATTTATCGATCGATCGCCGTCGCCCTATCACGCGGTGGCCGAAACCGAGCGCCAGCTAAGAGGTGCCGGGTTCGTGCGTCTCGAGGAACCTGCGGTATGGGATCTCGTACCTGGAAGCCGGTGCTATGTCGTGCGCGGGGACGGCAGCATGGTGGCTTTCCACATTGGGACCGCGATGCCCGCCAAGGGTGGCTTCCGCATCATCGGTGCCCATACCGATTCCCCAAATCTGAGACTGAAGCCGCTCCCGGACGTCGCCGCCCACGGCTACAAACAGCTGGCCGTGGAACCCTATGGCGGGGTGCTGCTCCACACCTGGCTCGATCGCGATCTGTCCCTTGCCGGGCGCGTCGTGGTCCGGGGCCCCGATGGCCCGCGCGTGGTCTTGCTCGACTTTGCCCGCCCGCTGCTGCGGGTTCCCAATCTCGCCATTCACCTCAACCGCGAGGTCAAACAAGAGGGCCTCAAGCTCAACGCGCAAAAACACCTGGTCCCCATTTCCGGACTCGACGGCGGGCCGAAGCTGCGGGATCTGGTCGCGACGGAATTGCGCGCTCAGGAGTTGGCCGAAGTGTCCCCGGACAAAATTCTCGGCATGGACCTGATGGCCTACGACATCCAGCCCGCCAGTGTCTCGGGGTTCAGGGGAGAGTTCATTCATGCCTCCAGGCTCGACAATCTCGCTTCCTGTCACGCCGCAGTTTCGGCGCTGCTCGGCACCGGGGACGGCAACCTGCCCGGGTACACTCGAGTCGTGGTCCTCTACGACCACGAAGAAGTGGGGAGCCGCAGCGCGACCGGCGCCGCAGGTCCCTTCCTGGTCGACTCCCTCGATCGGATCGTGGCGGGGGTCAAGGGCGGAGAGCCCCAAGGACTGTCCCGGGCGCTGGCAAATTCAATCTTGATTTCTGCCGATATGGCGCACGCGGTACACCCCAACTATTCCGATCGCCACGAATCGAGCCACCGACCGGTGGTTGGCAAAGGACCGGTGATCAAGATCAACAACAACCAGGCTTACGCGACCGACGCCGTGACCTCGGCCACATTCGTAGATCTGTGCGAGGAGAAGGGGATCACGCCCCAGTACTTCGTCTCGCGCAGCGACCTCGCGTGTGGTTCCACGATCGGTCCCATCACCGCATCGAAGCTCGGCATCCCCACGGTCGACGTCGGAAACCCGATGCTCTCGATGCACTCGTGTCGCGAGATGGCGGGCACCGCCGATGTCGAACCGATGGTGGACGTGATGGAAGCGTTTTTCGGAAGTGGCGCCTGA
- the surE gene encoding 5'/3'-nucleotidase SurE produces the protein MTTTLLLTNDDGVTSPALIPLIRALEGIEDVGIVNTLVPDCERSWISKAVTRFEDIKVFTRKASEGEPRIMTSTGTPADCANLGIHTVFDERPDLVVAGINIGLNHGLAFVMSSGTVGAATEGVIAGLPAIAFSIGVRGGHVAFTEYARSVEGKELWQRSAEVAADIVRGVLAQGLPPGVDLLNVNFPREVSLATPRVVTEIAQVGYDALFKLREGPVYTGDYQGLKERRPSDAQTDLAIVSEGRVSITPLRLFQAVPIDAALREALGSGPG, from the coding sequence ATGACGACAACCCTGCTACTCACCAACGACGACGGCGTGACATCTCCCGCGTTGATCCCGCTGATTCGGGCGCTCGAAGGAATCGAAGACGTCGGGATCGTCAATACCCTGGTGCCCGACTGCGAACGGAGCTGGATTTCGAAGGCGGTGACGCGCTTCGAGGACATCAAGGTGTTCACCCGCAAAGCAAGCGAGGGTGAGCCGCGCATCATGACCTCGACCGGAACTCCGGCCGACTGCGCCAACCTCGGCATTCACACCGTGTTCGACGAGCGACCCGATCTCGTGGTCGCCGGCATCAACATCGGATTGAACCACGGCCTGGCTTTTGTGATGAGCAGTGGCACGGTGGGCGCCGCCACCGAAGGGGTCATTGCGGGACTGCCGGCCATCGCCTTCTCGATCGGTGTGCGGGGAGGCCATGTTGCCTTCACTGAGTATGCGAGGTCGGTCGAGGGCAAGGAACTCTGGCAGCGCAGCGCAGAGGTGGCTGCGGACATCGTACGCGGCGTGCTCGCCCAGGGACTACCGCCCGGCGTCGATCTGTTGAATGTGAACTTTCCTCGAGAGGTATCGCTGGCGACACCGAGGGTCGTGACCGAGATCGCCCAGGTGGGCTACGACGCCTTGTTCAAGCTACGCGAGGGACCTGTCTACACCGGCGACTACCAGGGCTTGAAAGAACGCCGACCGAGCGACGCCCAAACCGATCTGGCGATCGTGAGTGAAGGGAGGGTTTCGATCACGCCCTTGAGGCTGTTCCAGGCGGTGCCGATCGATGCCGCCCTGCGCGAAGCGCTGGGGTCCGGTCCCGGCTAA
- a CDS encoding NUDIX hydrolase, with amino-acid sequence MHRRPLLDLLDVYQRGAPEESVVVEKIRSLVIANERCFDRDCLPGHITASSWIVSHDLERVLLTHHRKLGLWLQLGGHADGEPCVLDVALREAREESGMQQFRVVGPDELAVPLDVDVHLIPAHKNEPAHEHHDIRYLLIAEPGQELVVSDESLDLRWFPIGSLPDMLDDESMLRMNTKAHSLLASLPRD; translated from the coding sequence ATGCACCGCAGACCCCTGCTCGATCTTCTCGACGTATATCAGCGGGGAGCCCCCGAAGAATCAGTCGTAGTGGAGAAGATCCGCAGCCTCGTCATCGCCAACGAGAGGTGTTTCGATCGCGATTGTCTGCCCGGGCACATCACGGCTTCGAGCTGGATTGTCTCCCACGATCTCGAGCGAGTTTTGCTCACCCATCACCGCAAGCTCGGTCTCTGGCTTCAACTCGGGGGACACGCGGACGGTGAACCCTGTGTGCTCGACGTCGCCCTGCGCGAAGCCCGTGAGGAGTCGGGAATGCAGCAGTTCCGGGTCGTGGGTCCGGACGAGTTGGCGGTTCCGCTCGACGTCGACGTCCACCTGATTCCCGCGCACAAAAACGAACCCGCCCACGAGCACCACGACATTCGCTACCTGCTGATCGCCGAACCCGGTCAAGAGTTGGTCGTCAGCGACGAGTCGCTGGACCTGCGCTGGTTCCCCATCGGCTCACTGCCCGACATGCTCGACGACGAGAGCATGCTGCGGATGAATACCAAGGCCCATTCGCTGCTCGCGTCTCTGCCTCGGGACTAG